Proteins from a single region of Nomia melanderi isolate GNS246 chromosome 11, iyNomMela1, whole genome shotgun sequence:
- the FLASH gene encoding FLICE-associated huge protein isoform X1: MEDDIDIYEDLPSFGEKLEENFVVNHSEHNTTPECAELKRQIANLTVKLEDFRKVNENLELNLVSLLKTAKAEIARKDKMIDSLRKELDDVTFRRGGHFKKNDRVCTSSFSNTVATVHRKTVQASSSAREDKHGSLEIHLSYNLTKHSNLSKSTSTPSTVFSERLRKRIADEQNLERREKQSSRFTEKSKVPTTEGYITESDKENGSLANTDSSSTRGMQSSSTVTRYSETDRFTVTHFPADQEKRDQGNSVANIPQKRANDETYRSGCLKRFKSEEKEHTSRSNNKEICENVVQLSDIESERRRTTHFDSEQTRCTLAQEEKRHSYLPFVESAGKTGQRDTGERTSKRNCKSVVSTIAPEEKHASHGYRPSIAEHRRIKRREDCRANETREDRRSRGRQPSCENYREEKYIRSKYKYAGCEEKSERRHDGRSSTGGTVKSTTVRKESRNSQNAAEQPTSEQNSTCNAQLLDHCDDYGCRVKDRPRSSDKTTRRDNRRDECNEYSSHRKSVRKKFPEHGRQSEASKSEKLVETNESVERIDRRKLTENGKAPVTKLLLDDSSEKLIDRKKDLECSKIDVDQVTNEPTSNTDDCSTSKEKSCENAGDKAKESTHCSTATDASAACLATVASLDEQSSELVENVENNETIENVENIEKFIRNYTSDNDPRKKNLDERDAASNDYVNEYKSIKNDVIEDETILEDQQRDAVRRDGTEREADAKLRAIESGVMFQQLLEDSDRTGQTETAETTTAVTESAKNVNDLAVDGNCAAQRSVSALESNYSNDFAANGRSASFGTGTISVSSDSSATDNIPPSIPFQFPEENHNDNGGDKDKVKSNDESCFTSVLKDSDADKVNGNSTYDIHYIDKDEDEDKDNDNIGVRRDDIENNCPNVTKKDQTNERENSENLSAKLNEQVENEKEKALDKSTTEKGLHESNKSAVNNGTNAKAASMNVHGKIVVFARRKKPVCLANNNANMTVLINNCHSPNTN; encoded by the exons ATGGAGGACGATATAGACATTTACGAAGATCTGCCAAGTTTCGGAGAGAAACTTGAGGAAAAC TTCGTAGTAAACCATTCGGAACACAATACTACTCCAGAATGTGCAGAATTAAAGAGACAAATTGCAAATCTTACGGTAAAACTGGAAGATTTTCGGAAGGTTAACGAAAACTTGGAGTTGAATTTGGTATCATTACTGAAAACTGCGAAAGCTGAAATTGCACGGAAGGATAAGATGATCGATAGCCTGCGAAAAGA ACTCGATGATGTAACATTCAGAAGAGGTGGACATTTCAAAAAGAACGATCGTGTTTGTACATCCAGTTTCAGCAATACCGTTGCAACTGTTCACCGTAAAACTGTCCAAGCATCTTCGTCTGCCAGAGAAGATAAACACGGATCGTTGGAAATACATTTGTCGTACAATCTAACCAAACATTCTAACCTAAGCAAATCCACCTCCACGCCTTCTACAGTGTTCAGTGAACGATTACGTAAAAGAATTGCCGACGAACAGAACttggaaagaagagaaaagcaGTCGAGCAGATTCACAGAGAAATCCAAGGTTCCGACCACCGAGGGTTACATCACTGAAAGCGACAAAGAGAATGGCTCTCTGGCGAATACAGATTCTTCGAGTACGAGAGGAATGCAATCATCGTCCACGGTAACGCGATATTCTGAAACTGACCGATTTACCGTAACACATTTTCCAGCGGATCAAGAGAAGAGAGACCAGGGGAATTCTGTCGCAAACATTCCACAAAAGAGAGCAAACGACGAAACCTACAGGTCTGGCTGCTTAAAACGGTTTAAATCCGAGGAGAAAGAACATACGTCGAgatcaaataataaagaaatatgcgAGAATGTCGTACAGTTATCCGATATAGAATCCGAACGGCGACGCACGACACATTTCGATTCCGAACAAACTCGTTGCACGTTAGCTCAAGAAGAGAAGAGGCACAGTTATCTTCCGTTCGTCGAATCTGCTGGTAAAACAGGTCAGAGAGACACAGGCGAGCGTACCTCGAAACGGAATTGCAAATCCGTCGTCTCAACGATCGCGCCGGAAGAGAAACATGCGAGTCACGGTTATCGTCCCAGTATCGCCGAGCATCGTCGAATTAAACGCAGGGAAGATTGTCGCGCGAATGAAACGCGGGAGGATCGTCGATCGCGTGGAAGGCAACCTTCGTGCGAGAATTATCGGGAGGAGAAATACATTAGAAGCAAATACAAATACGCGGGTTGCGAGGAGAAATCGGAAAGGCGTCACGACGGCCGCAGCAGTACCGGTGGCACGGTTAAATCGACGACGGTGAGAAAGGAATCCCGCAACTCGCAAAACGCCGCGGAACAACCCACCAGTGAACAAAATTCAACTTGTAACGCGCAGCTGTTGGATCATTGCGACGATTACGGATGTCGAGTAAAAGACCGACCGAGAAGTTCCGACAAAACGACGCGCCGAGACAACAGGCGAGACGAGTGTAACGAGTATTCTTCGCATCGGAAATCCGTTCGAAAAAAGTTTCCCGAACACGGTCGACAATCGGAAGCATCAAAATCGGAAAAGCTCGTCGAAACGAACGAGTCTGTCGAGAGGATCGATCGACGGAAACTTACGGAGAACGGCAAAGCTCCTGTAACGAAACTCCTGCTCGACGATTCCTCGGAGAAATTAATCGATCGGAAGAAAGATTTGGAATGTTCGAAAATCGACGTGGACCAAGTCACGAATGAACCGACCAGTAACACCGACGACTGTTCGACCAGCAAGGAGAAAAGCTGCGAAAATGCTGGTGACAAAGCGAAAGAGTCGACGCACTGTTCAACGGCAACAGACGCGAGTGCCGCATGTCTTGCGACTGTAGCGTCACTGGACGAACAATCGAGCGAACTTGTCGAAAATGTCGAAAACAACGAGACCATAGAAAATGTTGAGAACATTGAGAAATTCATTCGCAATTACACCTCCGATAACGATCCTCGGAAAAAGAATCTGGACGAAAGAGACGCAGCATCGAACGATTACGTAAACGAATACAAATCGATAAAGAACGATGTTATCGAGGACGAAACGATCTTGGAAGATCAGCAACGCGACGCGGTCCGTCGAGACGGGACGGAACGAGAAGCAGACGCAAAGCTCCGCGCAATTGAATCGGGAGTCATGTTTCAACAGCTTCTCGAGGACTCGGATCGAACGGGTCAGACTGAAACTGCCGAAACGACGACTGCAGTGACGGAATCTGCGAAAAATGTAAACGATTTAGCGGTAGACGGTAATTGCGCCGCCCAAAGATCCGTTAGTGCATTAGAAAGTAATTATTCCAATGATTTCGCGGCCAACGGAAGATCGGCGAGTTTCGGAACGGGAACTATATCGGTGAGTTCGGATAGTTCCGCGACAGATAACATTCCTCCAAGCATACCCTTTCAATTTCCCGAAGAAAACCATAACGATAATGGCGGTGATAAGGACAAGGTTAAAAGTAACGACGAAAGTTGCTTTACAAGCGTTCTCAAAGATTCCGATGCCGATAAAGTTAATGGTAATTCTACTTACGATATTCATTATATCGATAAGGACGAGGATGAAGATAAGGATAACGATAACATCGGTGTTCGCCgagatgatattgaaaataattgtccGAACGTTACGAAGAAAGatcaaacgaacgaacgagagaACAGCGAAAATCTTTCAGCCAAGTTGAACGAACAAGTCGAGAATGAAAAAGAGAAGGCGCTCGATAAAAGTACGACGGAAAAAGGACTACACGAGTCGAACAAGTCGGCCGTTAATAACGGTACAAACGCAAAAGCCGCGTCGATGAACGTTCACGGGAAAATAGTCGTTTTTGCGCGACGCAAGAAACCTGTGTGTTTAGCAAACAATAACGCAAACATGACTGTCCTTATAAATAACTGCCATAGCCCCAATACGAACTGA
- the FLASH gene encoding FLICE-associated huge protein isoform X2 — MEDDIDIYEDLPSFGEKLEENFVVNHSEHNTTPECAELKRQIANLTVKLEDFRKVNENLELNLVSLLKTAKAEIARKDKMIDSLRKELDDVTFRRGGHFKKNDRVCTSSFSNTVATVHRKTVQASSSAREDKHGSLEIHLSYNLTKHSNLSKSTSTPSTVFSERLRKRIADEQNLERREKQSSRFTEKSKVPTTEGYITESDKENGSLANTDSSTDQEKRDQGNSVANIPQKRANDETYRSGCLKRFKSEEKEHTSRSNNKEICENVVQLSDIESERRRTTHFDSEQTRCTLAQEEKRHSYLPFVESAGKTGQRDTGERTSKRNCKSVVSTIAPEEKHASHGYRPSIAEHRRIKRREDCRANETREDRRSRGRQPSCENYREEKYIRSKYKYAGCEEKSERRHDGRSSTGGTVKSTTVRKESRNSQNAAEQPTSEQNSTCNAQLLDHCDDYGCRVKDRPRSSDKTTRRDNRRDECNEYSSHRKSVRKKFPEHGRQSEASKSEKLVETNESVERIDRRKLTENGKAPVTKLLLDDSSEKLIDRKKDLECSKIDVDQVTNEPTSNTDDCSTSKEKSCENAGDKAKESTHCSTATDASAACLATVASLDEQSSELVENVENNETIENVENIEKFIRNYTSDNDPRKKNLDERDAASNDYVNEYKSIKNDVIEDETILEDQQRDAVRRDGTEREADAKLRAIESGVMFQQLLEDSDRTGQTETAETTTAVTESAKNVNDLAVDGNCAAQRSVSALESNYSNDFAANGRSASFGTGTISVSSDSSATDNIPPSIPFQFPEENHNDNGGDKDKVKSNDESCFTSVLKDSDADKVNGNSTYDIHYIDKDEDEDKDNDNIGVRRDDIENNCPNVTKKDQTNERENSENLSAKLNEQVENEKEKALDKSTTEKGLHESNKSAVNNGTNAKAASMNVHGKIVVFARRKKPVCLANNNANMTVLINNCHSPNTN, encoded by the exons ATGGAGGACGATATAGACATTTACGAAGATCTGCCAAGTTTCGGAGAGAAACTTGAGGAAAAC TTCGTAGTAAACCATTCGGAACACAATACTACTCCAGAATGTGCAGAATTAAAGAGACAAATTGCAAATCTTACGGTAAAACTGGAAGATTTTCGGAAGGTTAACGAAAACTTGGAGTTGAATTTGGTATCATTACTGAAAACTGCGAAAGCTGAAATTGCACGGAAGGATAAGATGATCGATAGCCTGCGAAAAGA ACTCGATGATGTAACATTCAGAAGAGGTGGACATTTCAAAAAGAACGATCGTGTTTGTACATCCAGTTTCAGCAATACCGTTGCAACTGTTCACCGTAAAACTGTCCAAGCATCTTCGTCTGCCAGAGAAGATAAACACGGATCGTTGGAAATACATTTGTCGTACAATCTAACCAAACATTCTAACCTAAGCAAATCCACCTCCACGCCTTCTACAGTGTTCAGTGAACGATTACGTAAAAGAATTGCCGACGAACAGAACttggaaagaagagaaaagcaGTCGAGCAGATTCACAGAGAAATCCAAGGTTCCGACCACCGAGGGTTACATCACTGAAAGCGACAAAGAGAATGGCTCTCTGGCGAATACAGATTCTTCGA CGGATCAAGAGAAGAGAGACCAGGGGAATTCTGTCGCAAACATTCCACAAAAGAGAGCAAACGACGAAACCTACAGGTCTGGCTGCTTAAAACGGTTTAAATCCGAGGAGAAAGAACATACGTCGAgatcaaataataaagaaatatgcgAGAATGTCGTACAGTTATCCGATATAGAATCCGAACGGCGACGCACGACACATTTCGATTCCGAACAAACTCGTTGCACGTTAGCTCAAGAAGAGAAGAGGCACAGTTATCTTCCGTTCGTCGAATCTGCTGGTAAAACAGGTCAGAGAGACACAGGCGAGCGTACCTCGAAACGGAATTGCAAATCCGTCGTCTCAACGATCGCGCCGGAAGAGAAACATGCGAGTCACGGTTATCGTCCCAGTATCGCCGAGCATCGTCGAATTAAACGCAGGGAAGATTGTCGCGCGAATGAAACGCGGGAGGATCGTCGATCGCGTGGAAGGCAACCTTCGTGCGAGAATTATCGGGAGGAGAAATACATTAGAAGCAAATACAAATACGCGGGTTGCGAGGAGAAATCGGAAAGGCGTCACGACGGCCGCAGCAGTACCGGTGGCACGGTTAAATCGACGACGGTGAGAAAGGAATCCCGCAACTCGCAAAACGCCGCGGAACAACCCACCAGTGAACAAAATTCAACTTGTAACGCGCAGCTGTTGGATCATTGCGACGATTACGGATGTCGAGTAAAAGACCGACCGAGAAGTTCCGACAAAACGACGCGCCGAGACAACAGGCGAGACGAGTGTAACGAGTATTCTTCGCATCGGAAATCCGTTCGAAAAAAGTTTCCCGAACACGGTCGACAATCGGAAGCATCAAAATCGGAAAAGCTCGTCGAAACGAACGAGTCTGTCGAGAGGATCGATCGACGGAAACTTACGGAGAACGGCAAAGCTCCTGTAACGAAACTCCTGCTCGACGATTCCTCGGAGAAATTAATCGATCGGAAGAAAGATTTGGAATGTTCGAAAATCGACGTGGACCAAGTCACGAATGAACCGACCAGTAACACCGACGACTGTTCGACCAGCAAGGAGAAAAGCTGCGAAAATGCTGGTGACAAAGCGAAAGAGTCGACGCACTGTTCAACGGCAACAGACGCGAGTGCCGCATGTCTTGCGACTGTAGCGTCACTGGACGAACAATCGAGCGAACTTGTCGAAAATGTCGAAAACAACGAGACCATAGAAAATGTTGAGAACATTGAGAAATTCATTCGCAATTACACCTCCGATAACGATCCTCGGAAAAAGAATCTGGACGAAAGAGACGCAGCATCGAACGATTACGTAAACGAATACAAATCGATAAAGAACGATGTTATCGAGGACGAAACGATCTTGGAAGATCAGCAACGCGACGCGGTCCGTCGAGACGGGACGGAACGAGAAGCAGACGCAAAGCTCCGCGCAATTGAATCGGGAGTCATGTTTCAACAGCTTCTCGAGGACTCGGATCGAACGGGTCAGACTGAAACTGCCGAAACGACGACTGCAGTGACGGAATCTGCGAAAAATGTAAACGATTTAGCGGTAGACGGTAATTGCGCCGCCCAAAGATCCGTTAGTGCATTAGAAAGTAATTATTCCAATGATTTCGCGGCCAACGGAAGATCGGCGAGTTTCGGAACGGGAACTATATCGGTGAGTTCGGATAGTTCCGCGACAGATAACATTCCTCCAAGCATACCCTTTCAATTTCCCGAAGAAAACCATAACGATAATGGCGGTGATAAGGACAAGGTTAAAAGTAACGACGAAAGTTGCTTTACAAGCGTTCTCAAAGATTCCGATGCCGATAAAGTTAATGGTAATTCTACTTACGATATTCATTATATCGATAAGGACGAGGATGAAGATAAGGATAACGATAACATCGGTGTTCGCCgagatgatattgaaaataattgtccGAACGTTACGAAGAAAGatcaaacgaacgaacgagagaACAGCGAAAATCTTTCAGCCAAGTTGAACGAACAAGTCGAGAATGAAAAAGAGAAGGCGCTCGATAAAAGTACGACGGAAAAAGGACTACACGAGTCGAACAAGTCGGCCGTTAATAACGGTACAAACGCAAAAGCCGCGTCGATGAACGTTCACGGGAAAATAGTCGTTTTTGCGCGACGCAAGAAACCTGTGTGTTTAGCAAACAATAACGCAAACATGACTGTCCTTATAAATAACTGCCATAGCCCCAATACGAACTGA
- the LOC116434303 gene encoding putative acetylcholine receptor chaperone — MGSIVLKSLSVLLGIFFVFVGTMKLTSHISKDLHKDLRKEYVKYAKVFPLSGTLDFKVPSKWYRRVVGSLEIICGLAMAIVPSHKIKNASNAVLLLLMLMAVYSHYMVNDKFERIAPALVFFFMLTGRLVIDWQLRREDAQSITANGLDDKTKKQD; from the exons ATGGGCTCGATCGTCTTAAAATCACTCTCGGTTCTGCttggaatattttttgttttcgtcGGTACCATGAAGTTGACTTCGCACATCAGCAAGGATCTTCACAAGGACTTG AGGAAGGAATACGTCAAGTACGCAAAAGTGTTTCCTCTATCCGGTACCTTGGACTTCAAAGTACCGAGCAAGTGGTACAGAAGAGTTGTCGGATCGCTCGAAATCATCTGCGGACTTGCAATGGCGATAGTACCTAGCC ATAAGATTAAGAATGCATCGAACGCGGTGTTACTCTTGCTGATGTTGATGGCCGTGTACTCTCACTACATGGTCAACGATAAGTTCGAGAGGATCGCTCCAGCGTTG GTATTCTTCTTCATGCTGACGGGGCGCCTGGTGATAGACTGGCAACTCAGACGAGAGGATGCTCAATCGATAACGGCGAACGGTCTGGATGACAAAACCAAAAAACAGGATTGA